A genomic stretch from Nitrospirota bacterium includes:
- the flgC gene encoding flagellar basal body rod protein FlgC — protein MDSFGVFHVSASALAAQRQRMNVIASNLANAQSTRSTEGGPYRRQDAVFTTENLGGGQAGLEGVKVTAIVRDESPFKMIYDPGHPDANADGFLAMPNVNVIEEMVNMMMASRAYEASVSAFNMSKAMFAKTLEMGKV, from the coding sequence ATGGATTCTTTCGGAGTGTTTCACGTCAGCGCATCGGCGCTCGCCGCCCAGCGGCAGCGCATGAACGTCATCGCGTCGAACCTGGCGAACGCCCAGTCCACGAGGAGCACCGAGGGCGGACCCTACCGCAGGCAGGACGCCGTCTTCACGACCGAGAACCTTGGCGGGGGTCAGGCAGGGCTCGAAGGCGTGAAGGTGACCGCCATTGTGCGCGACGAGTCCCCTTTCAAGATGATCTACGACCCGGGTCACCCCGACGCGAATGCCGATGGATTTCTGGCAATGCCGAACGTGAACGTCATCGAGGAGATGGTGAACATGATGATGGCGTCGCGGGCGTACGAAGCCTCGGTCTCGGCATTCAACATGTCGAAGGCGATGTTCGCGAAGACGCTGGAGATGGGAAAAGTGTAA
- the fliJ gene encoding flagellar export protein FliJ, which translates to MTRHKILSRVLEVKEFTTEQLEAEVKKARERLDHEQAALDGFEQQHRTTCGEFTDRQTRGMLPVREMELYYVYIKHLGKQIEQQKRIVEIRREDVDVRQQALVEAYKEQRLVGKLQDRIAGHEARQAGQAEQKEQDYAFISRRGAQ; encoded by the coding sequence ATGACCAGGCACAAAATCCTCTCACGGGTGCTGGAAGTCAAGGAGTTCACAACGGAGCAGCTCGAAGCAGAGGTGAAGAAGGCCCGGGAGCGGCTCGACCACGAGCAGGCGGCCCTGGACGGCTTCGAGCAGCAGCATAGGACGACCTGCGGGGAGTTTACCGACCGGCAGACGCGGGGAATGCTTCCCGTCCGGGAGATGGAGCTCTACTACGTCTATATCAAGCACCTGGGCAAGCAGATCGAGCAGCAGAAGAGGATCGTGGAGATCCGCCGCGAAGACGTGGATGTACGGCAGCAGGCTCTGGTCGAGGCCTATAAGGAGCAGCGCCTCGTCGGCAAGCTGCAAGACCGGATCGCGGGGCACGAGGCCCGGCAGGCAGGCCAGGCGGAACAGAAAGAGCAGGATTATGCGTTCATCTCCCGGAGGGGGGCGCAATGA
- the fliF gene encoding flagellar basal-body MS-ring/collar protein FliF: MAELLEQVRTMPPKKMITLLVVLGLVITAGILLATWVQKADNQLLYSNLSEEDAGAIAQKLTEMRVPYTTTAGGIMVPADKVYELRLQLAGQGLPQGGGVGFELFDKTSFTMTDFVQKLNYRRALQGELSRTIRSLAEIDQSRVHLVVPEKSLFMQKEDRPKASVLIKLKAGKRLSAGQVQGIVHLVSSSVEGLDARDVSVVNSTGEMLTSVVDENFAASGGQLEYQRSFEKEIETRVTGMLEPVVGKGKIKARAAASFDFTKVEKTEEKYDPESQVARSEQRNTEKSTSGTSGGIPGTTSNLPGKQQAAQASPTTQGMSEKKSETINYEVSKTISRVVSPANELKRLSVVVLVDGTYAAQQGSTDKKYTPRSEEEVRQFEDMVKKAVGYSQDRGDEVKVVNMPFEVAPQEEIAETGGGVQSAMPMIMTGAKFAIPLVGLVLLFVMVIKPLMKTLTSMPAQRPVLAPQIAAEQQKAIGAPERSSQEQLVAWAKANPKEATNLIKGWLEEK, encoded by the coding sequence ATGGCTGAATTGCTGGAACAGGTAAGAACAATGCCCCCGAAGAAAATGATCACGCTGCTCGTGGTGCTTGGGCTGGTGATCACTGCCGGGATCCTTCTGGCGACATGGGTCCAGAAGGCTGACAATCAGCTCTTGTATTCGAACCTGTCCGAAGAGGACGCGGGAGCCATCGCCCAGAAGCTGACGGAAATGCGTGTGCCCTATACCACGACGGCGGGCGGGATCATGGTCCCCGCCGACAAGGTCTATGAGCTCCGGCTCCAGCTGGCCGGGCAGGGTTTGCCCCAGGGCGGCGGCGTCGGCTTCGAGCTGTTCGACAAGACCAGCTTCACCATGACGGATTTCGTGCAGAAGCTGAACTACCGCCGGGCGCTCCAGGGGGAGCTGTCCCGGACCATACGGTCGCTGGCCGAGATCGACCAGAGCCGGGTCCATCTGGTGGTGCCCGAGAAAAGCCTCTTCATGCAGAAGGAGGACCGGCCCAAGGCTTCGGTCCTGATCAAGCTCAAGGCGGGAAAACGGTTGTCCGCGGGACAGGTGCAGGGCATCGTGCACCTCGTCTCGAGCAGTGTCGAAGGCCTTGACGCGCGGGACGTGTCGGTCGTGAACAGCACCGGAGAGATGCTCACGTCCGTGGTTGACGAGAACTTCGCCGCGTCGGGCGGGCAGCTGGAGTACCAGCGGAGCTTCGAAAAGGAGATCGAGACGCGTGTCACGGGCATGCTGGAGCCCGTGGTGGGCAAGGGCAAGATCAAGGCGCGGGCCGCGGCGAGCTTCGATTTCACGAAAGTGGAGAAGACCGAGGAAAAGTACGACCCCGAAAGCCAGGTGGCGAGGAGCGAGCAGCGGAACACGGAGAAGTCCACGAGCGGCACGTCCGGCGGCATACCCGGTACGACGTCGAACCTCCCGGGAAAACAGCAGGCGGCCCAGGCATCGCCGACGACCCAGGGAATGTCGGAAAAGAAGAGCGAGACCATCAATTACGAGGTCAGCAAGACGATCAGCCGCGTCGTGAGCCCGGCGAACGAACTCAAGCGGCTTTCCGTCGTCGTGCTCGTGGACGGCACCTACGCCGCCCAGCAGGGTTCGACGGACAAGAAATACACACCCCGGAGCGAGGAAGAGGTGCGGCAGTTCGAGGACATGGTGAAGAAGGCCGTGGGATACAGCCAGGACCGGGGTGACGAGGTGAAGGTCGTGAACATGCCCTTCGAGGTGGCTCCTCAGGAGGAGATCGCCGAGACCGGCGGCGGTGTGCAGAGCGCCATGCCGATGATCATGACCGGCGCAAAGTTCGCCATTCCCCTCGTCGGCCTTGTCCTCCTCTTTGTCATGGTGATCAAGCCGCTCATGAAAACGCTGACATCGATGCCGGCGCAGAGGCCTGTGCTCGCGCCCCAGATCGCGGCCGAGCAGCAGAAGGCCATCGGAGCGCCCGAGCGATCGTCACAGGAGCAGCTGGTCGCCTGGGCCAAGGCCAATCCCAAAGAAGCCACGAACCTGATCAAGGGATGGCTTGAGGAGAAATAA
- a CDS encoding FliI/YscN family ATPase has product MIDLSSYIGAVAETEPMKVYGRVIEITGIIIKATGVKASIGESCRIISDHVSIDAEVVGFRDGKVLLMAVGDLSDIRPGSRVLPAGRKVSIRVSPSLIGRVINDRGEPIDGKGPITGIDYPLSSTTPHPLKRRRITDPIDLGIRAINGLLTCGKGQRIGIMAGSGVGKSVLLGMMARYTAAAVNVIAMIGERGREVREFIEKDLGEEGMKKSVIVVSTSEQPPLAKVRGALAATAIAEYFRDRGADVLLLMDSLTRVAMAQREIGLATGEPPTSKGYTPSVFALLPRLLERVGTSEGPGSITGLYTVLVEGDDMQEPVADSARAILDGHIVLSRELAMESHYPAIDVLQSISRVMPDIVDAKHKELASRFVETLANYKRVEDMINLGAYKAGSNPKVDHAISMVDRLRTYLRQGMKERRDFGDSLQGLYFLFENAEGRV; this is encoded by the coding sequence ATGATCGACCTTTCTTCCTATATTGGCGCAGTCGCCGAGACCGAGCCGATGAAGGTCTACGGCCGCGTGATCGAGATCACCGGCATCATCATCAAGGCCACGGGCGTCAAGGCGAGCATCGGGGAATCGTGCCGCATCATCTCCGATCATGTCTCCATCGACGCCGAGGTTGTGGGGTTCCGCGACGGCAAGGTGCTGCTCATGGCCGTGGGGGACCTTTCCGACATCCGGCCGGGCAGCAGGGTGCTGCCGGCGGGCAGAAAGGTCTCGATCCGGGTCTCGCCGTCGCTCATCGGCCGCGTCATCAACGACCGGGGCGAGCCGATCGACGGCAAGGGCCCGATCACGGGGATCGACTACCCCCTTTCCTCAACGACCCCGCACCCGCTCAAACGGCGTCGCATCACCGATCCCATCGATCTCGGCATCCGGGCCATCAACGGGCTGCTCACGTGCGGCAAGGGGCAGCGCATCGGGATCATGGCCGGTTCGGGCGTGGGCAAGAGCGTGCTCCTCGGCATGATGGCCCGGTACACGGCCGCCGCGGTGAACGTCATCGCGATGATCGGGGAGCGCGGCCGGGAAGTACGCGAGTTCATCGAAAAGGACCTCGGCGAAGAGGGCATGAAGAAGTCCGTCATCGTCGTTTCGACATCGGAGCAGCCGCCGCTGGCCAAGGTGCGCGGCGCCCTGGCTGCCACGGCCATCGCCGAGTACTTCCGGGACCGGGGCGCGGACGTCCTGCTGCTCATGGACTCCCTCACCCGCGTGGCCATGGCCCAGCGCGAGATCGGGCTTGCCACGGGCGAGCCCCCGACCTCCAAGGGCTACACCCCTTCGGTCTTCGCCTTGCTGCCGCGGCTGCTCGAGCGGGTCGGGACCTCGGAGGGGCCGGGAAGCATCACCGGGCTGTACACCGTCCTCGTGGAGGGCGACGACATGCAGGAGCCGGTGGCGGACTCGGCCCGGGCGATCCTGGACGGGCATATCGTGCTGTCGCGCGAGCTCGCCATGGAGAGCCACTACCCGGCGATCGACGTGCTGCAGAGCATCAGCAGGGTGATGCCCGATATCGTTGATGCGAAGCACAAGGAGCTCGCCTCGCGGTTCGTGGAGACCCTTGCGAACTATAAACGGGTGGAGGACATGATCAACCTCGGCGCATACAAGGCGGGATCGAATCCGAAGGTGGACCACGCCATCTCGATGGTCGACCGGCTGAGGACGTATCTCAGACAAGGCATGAAGGAGCGGCGGGATTTCGGCGACAGCCTCCAGGGGCTGTATTTTCTCTTTGAGAACGCAGAGGGCAGGGTATGA
- the fliG gene encoding flagellar motor switch protein FliG: MPLSGYEKAAIFLSTLGEDAAAEVLKGLDVKEIGRITMQMTRLKTVTKVAIDNVLQEVSDTVSRGDMRVGGEEYIKKILSKGLGEDGAQKIMEMASKEGPLDSLRWVDAKTLVTFLVTEHPQTIALIICLLEPAQAAEVLSALPETVKADVAMRIAMTERIPETAIEELKEVLKGQLEIGKSKGKKLGGSRMIAEILNQCDRATEQSVIGRIEEQNNTLADSIRKLMFVFDDLVKVDDRGIQMILKEASSEELTLALKTASEALKEKIFRNMSQRAAQILKEDMQTRGPVKVSDVDKAQQNIVKIARRLEAEGKIVLAGRGGEEVVV, translated from the coding sequence ATGCCGTTAAGCGGATATGAAAAAGCAGCCATCTTCCTGAGCACCCTCGGCGAAGACGCGGCGGCCGAGGTGCTGAAGGGTCTCGATGTAAAGGAGATCGGCAGGATTACCATGCAGATGACGAGGCTCAAGACCGTAACCAAGGTCGCGATCGACAACGTGCTGCAGGAGGTCTCCGACACGGTCTCCCGCGGCGACATGCGCGTCGGCGGCGAGGAGTACATCAAGAAGATCCTGTCCAAGGGTCTGGGCGAGGACGGCGCGCAGAAGATCATGGAAATGGCGTCGAAAGAAGGCCCTCTCGATTCGCTGCGGTGGGTGGACGCCAAGACGCTGGTGACCTTCCTGGTGACGGAGCACCCGCAGACCATCGCGCTGATCATCTGCCTGCTCGAACCGGCCCAGGCCGCCGAGGTGCTGTCGGCCCTGCCCGAGACGGTGAAGGCGGACGTGGCCATGCGGATCGCGATGACCGAGCGGATCCCGGAGACCGCGATCGAAGAGCTGAAGGAAGTGCTGAAGGGCCAGCTCGAGATCGGCAAGAGCAAGGGAAAAAAGCTGGGTGGGAGCCGTATGATCGCCGAGATCCTGAACCAGTGCGACCGGGCTACGGAGCAGTCTGTGATCGGCAGGATCGAGGAGCAGAACAACACGCTCGCCGATTCGATCCGGAAGCTCATGTTCGTGTTCGACGACCTCGTGAAGGTCGACGACCGCGGCATCCAGATGATCCTGAAGGAGGCCAGCTCCGAGGAGCTCACGCTTGCGCTCAAGACGGCGTCGGAAGCGCTCAAGGAAAAGATCTTCCGCAACATGTCGCAGCGCGCCGCCCAGATCCTGAAGGAGGACATGCAGACGCGCGGGCCCGTCAAGGTGTCCGATGTGGACAAGGCGCAGCAGAACATCGTGAAGATTGCCAGGCGGCTGGAGGCCGAAGGCAAGATCGTGCTTGCGGGACGTGGCGGCGAGGAAGTGGTTGTCTAG
- a CDS encoding FliH/SctL family protein: MDRVRGKSEAGVLNMVTVFSMPKLKSDSSIGHSADHVEREAYERGYAMGEKAGFEMGEQRAQVLLGKLESLIDELASLKQRIVKEAEPQCVELAVALARKIVVAELTAKPEQIVTMAKEGLLKLERTGQITIKVNPALFDFFSKHKPDLARIHPDIVFDADPAMTRFGTVVMGPVEDVVTDIDEQLKNLIKDMADRRGAGDTA, encoded by the coding sequence GTGGATCGTGTGAGGGGCAAAAGCGAGGCGGGAGTATTGAACATGGTCACGGTTTTCAGCATGCCGAAGCTGAAGAGCGACTCCTCGATCGGCCACAGCGCCGACCACGTAGAGCGGGAGGCCTACGAGCGCGGGTACGCCATGGGAGAGAAGGCCGGGTTCGAGATGGGGGAGCAGCGGGCGCAGGTGCTCCTCGGCAAGCTGGAGTCGCTGATCGATGAACTGGCGTCGCTGAAGCAGAGGATCGTGAAGGAGGCAGAGCCCCAGTGCGTCGAGCTCGCCGTGGCGCTCGCCCGGAAGATCGTGGTCGCCGAGCTCACGGCGAAGCCCGAGCAGATCGTCACGATGGCGAAGGAGGGCCTCCTGAAGCTGGAGCGCACAGGACAGATCACGATCAAAGTGAACCCTGCCCTGTTCGACTTCTTTTCGAAGCACAAGCCGGACCTGGCGCGTATCCACCCCGACATCGTGTTCGACGCCGACCCGGCCATGACCCGATTCGGCACGGTCGTGATGGGCCCGGTCGAGGATGTGGTGACCGACATCGACGAGCAGCTCAAAAACCTGATCAAGGACATGGCAGACCGCCGCGGGGCTGGTGATACGGCATGA
- the flgB gene encoding flagellar basal body rod protein FlgB: protein MSDSMKILERLVQQTGIRHGVLASNIANVDTPNYRARDVSFGQVLGSEMHMVTTDPQHLQAGESAAGAGEVQGEDSRPWADKNNVEMDLEVAKMTENAMLMEAAVTLLTKKIQMYKNAMKTSG, encoded by the coding sequence ATGTCCGACAGTATGAAAATCCTCGAGCGCCTGGTGCAGCAGACGGGAATCAGGCATGGCGTGCTTGCATCGAACATCGCCAATGTGGACACGCCCAATTACCGGGCCAGGGACGTCAGCTTCGGCCAGGTCCTGGGCAGCGAAATGCATATGGTGACGACCGACCCCCAGCACCTGCAGGCCGGGGAGTCCGCAGCCGGCGCCGGAGAAGTGCAGGGCGAGGACAGCCGGCCGTGGGCTGACAAGAACAACGTGGAGATGGACCTTGAGGTGGCGAAGATGACGGAGAACGCCATGCTCATGGAGGCTGCGGTCACGCTCCTGACGAAGAAGATACAGATGTATAAGAACGCGATGAAGACCAGTGGTTAG
- the fliE gene encoding flagellar hook-basal body complex protein FliE — protein MSDLKINGLGPAPGLPELKPASKDAGKGFEDIMQEAMGKLSQVQTDAEKAVKELASGGDPTQAIISMEKADMNFQLMVEVRNKLLSAYEEIMRMQV, from the coding sequence ATGTCTGATCTCAAAATCAATGGTCTCGGACCAGCCCCGGGGCTGCCCGAACTCAAGCCGGCGTCGAAGGACGCGGGGAAGGGGTTCGAAGACATCATGCAGGAGGCGATGGGCAAGCTGAGCCAGGTGCAGACCGACGCCGAAAAGGCCGTCAAGGAGCTCGCCTCGGGCGGCGATCCGACCCAGGCCATCATCTCCATGGAGAAAGCGGACATGAACTTCCAGCTCATGGTGGAGGTCCGGAACAAGCTGCTCTCCGCGTACGAAGAGATCATGCGGATGCAGGTGTAA